From a single Nicotiana tomentosiformis chromosome 2, ASM39032v3, whole genome shotgun sequence genomic region:
- the LOC104095041 gene encoding subtilisin-like protease SBT1.7, which yields MSEKTHKLKMSRYPVILVVVALLSLCRMSVAMEEKKTYIIHMAKSQMPATFNDDHAHWYDSSLKSVSDSAEMLYVYNNVVHGFSARLTPQEAESLETQPGILSVLPELKYQLHTTRTPTFLGLDKGADFFPESDAMSDVIIGVLDTGVWPESKSFDDTGLGPVPASWKGQCESGTNFSSSNCNRKLIGARYFSRGYETTLGPIDESRESKSARDDDGHGTHTSTTAGGSVVQGASLFGYAPGTARGMATRARVAVYKVCWVGGCFSSDILAAMDKAIDDNVNVLSLSLGGGISDYYRDSVAIGAFAAMEKGILVSCSAGNAGPSPYSLSNVAPWITTVGAGTLDRDFPAYVSLGNGKNFSGVSLYKGNSLSNKMLPFVFAGNASNVTNGNLCMTGTLIPEKVKGKIVLCDRGINARVQKGSVVKAAGGAGMVLTNTAANGEELVADAHLLPATAVGQKTGDAIRDYLTSDSNPMATILFEGTKVGIEPSPVVAAFSSRGPNSITPEILKPDIIAPGVNILAGWTGAVGPTGLEEDDRRVGFNIISGTSMSCPHVSGLAALLKGAHPEWSPAAIRSALMTTAYTAYKNGGAIQDVSTGKPSTLFDHGAGHVDPVSALNPGLVYDITADDYLDFLCALNYTPSQINSLARRNFTCNESKKYSVTDLNYPSFAVSFPAESAARTGSAGSSSIKYSRTLTNVGPAGTYKVTVTSPSNSVKIMVEPETLSFSQMNEKKSYTVTFTAPSMSSSTTNVFGRIEWSDEKHVVGSPVAISWT from the coding sequence ATGAGTGAAAAAACACACAAACTCAAAATGTCTAGATACCCAGTAATACTTGTTGTTGTTGCACTTCTGTCGCTATGCCGCATGTCAGTGGCAATGGAGGAGAAGAAAACATACATCATTCACATGGCTAAATCCCAAATGCCAGCAACCTTTAACGACGACCATGCTCACTGGTATGACTCGTCCCTGAAATCAGTCTCTGACTCAGCGGAGATGCTATATGTTTACAACAACGTTGTCCATGGTTTCTCAGCTAGACTTACACCTCAAGAAGCTGAATCCTTAGAAACCCAACCTGGGATTCTCTCTGTTTTACCCGAGTTAAAATACCAACTCCACACTACTCGAACACCTACTTTTCTAGGCCTTGACAAAGGCGCTGATTTCTTCCCTGAGTCAGATGCTATGAGTGATGTTATTATCGGAGTACTGGACACTGGAGTTTGGCCGGAGAGCAAGAGCTTTGACGATACTGGGCTTGGGCCTGTTCCCGCTTCGTGGAAAGGTCAGTGTGAGTCCGGGACCAATTTCAGTTCATCGAATTGTAACAGAAAGCTTATTGGAGCGAGGTATTTTTCTAGAGGTTATGAGACTACACTTGGTCCAATTGATGAGTCCAGAGAGTCAAAATCAGCAAGGGACGATGACGGACACGGAACACACACTTCTACCACAGCAGGTGGTTCAGTTGTTCAGGGCGCTAGCCTTTTTGGCTATGCTCCTGGAACTGCTCGTGGAATGGCTACTCGTGCAAGAGTTGCAGTGTACAAAGTTTGCTGGGTTGGTGGATGTTTTAGTTCCGATATATTAGCAGCTATGGACAAAGCTATTGATGATAACGTTAATGTACTTTCGTTATCACTTGGCGGAGGCATATCGGATTATTACAGAGACAGCGTTGCAATTGGAGCGTTTGCTGCTATGGAGAAGGGTATTTTGGTCTCTTGCTCAGCTGGAAATGCTGGACCTAGCCCGTACAGTTTGTCCAACGTAGCACCTTGGATCACCACCGTTGGGGCCGGAACATTGGACCGTGATTTTCCGGCATATGTAAGCCTTGGTAATGGTAAAAATTTCTCAGGCGTTTCACTTTACAAGGGTAATTCATTGTCTAACAAAATGCTTCCTTTTGTGTTTGCTGGTAATGCTAGCAACGTGACTAATGGAAATCTCTGTATGACGGGTACTTTAATTCCTGAGAAAGttaaaggcaaaattgtgttgtgTGACAGAGGGATTAATGCTAGAGTCCAAAAGGGATCTGTGGTAAAAGCAGCTGGTGGGGCGGGCATGGTTTTGACTAACACCGCCGCGAATGGGGAGGAGCTAGTGGCTGACGCCCACTTACTTCCGGCGACGGCGGTGGGTCAAAAGACGGGGGATGCAATCAGGGATTATTTAACCTCGGATTCTAATCCAATGGCCACTATTCTTTTTGAAGGAACAAAGGTGGGAATTGAACCGTCACCGGTTGTTGCAGCGTTTAGTTCAAGAGGCCCAAATTCGATCACCCCAGAAATACTTAAACCGGATATCATCGCGCCTGGTGTTAACATTCTAGCGGGTTGGACGGGGGCTGTCGGTCCAACCGGGTTAGAAGAGGATGATAGACGGGTCGGGTTCAACATCATATCGGGTACATCCATGTCGTGTCCGCACGTGAGTGGCTTAGCGGCTTTGCTGAAGGGGGCCCACCCAGAATGGAGCCCCGCCGCCATTCGTTCAGCACTCATGACCACCGCTTACACCGCCTACAAGAACGGCGGAGCAATACAAGACGTCTCCACGGGAAAACCATCGACGCTGTTTGATCACGGAGCCGGACACGTGGATCCCGTTTCAGCGTTGAACCCAGGACTGGTCTACGACATAACCGCCGATGATTATCTCGATTTCCTGTGTGCATTGAATTATACTCCATCACAAATCAACAGCTTAGCAAGAAGAAACTTCACGTGCAATGAGAGTAAAAAATACAGCGTCACAGATTTGAATTACCCTTCATTTGCTGTGTCATTTCCAGCAGAATCTGCAGCTCGAACCGGGAGTGCCGGTTCAAGCTCAATCAAGTACAGCCGGACGCTGACTAATGTTGGACCGGCTGGAACATACAAAGTTACTGTTACATCACCAAGTAATTCAGTGAAGATTATGGTTGAGCCTGAGACATTGAGTTTCAGTCAGATGAATGAGAAGAAATCGTATACAGTGACTTTTACAGCTCCATCAATGTCTTCCTCAACTACGAATGTATTTGGTAGAATTGAGTGGTCAGATGAGAAGCATGTGGTGGGGAGTCCAGTGGCaatttcttggacatga